From Cellulomonas chengniuliangii, the proteins below share one genomic window:
- a CDS encoding helix-turn-helix transcriptional regulator encodes MSDLSSVLRAWRDRIGPADVGMPPGTGRRARGLRREEVAALAGVSVDYIVRLEQGRATNPSPQLLGALARALRLTDAERDHLYRVAGAAPPDPGVVPRQITPGVQRVLDRLGDVPLAVFSASWDLLLWNPLWAALGGDPSTCSGAERNLVRRMFTTGHAGVEFDDEHEEAFASDLVADLRAACGRYPRDRDLARLVATLRAGSPDFERRWGEARVAEHRASRKIMTRTPVGPIALDCDVLSVPGSDLRIVFYTAAPGSEDGQRLELLRVTGTQALAPAAPS; translated from the coding sequence ATGAGCGACCTGTCGAGCGTGCTGCGGGCGTGGCGCGACCGGATCGGCCCCGCCGACGTCGGGATGCCCCCGGGCACTGGCCGGCGTGCGCGCGGGCTGCGCCGGGAGGAGGTCGCAGCGCTGGCAGGGGTGAGCGTCGACTACATCGTGCGGTTGGAGCAGGGGAGGGCGACCAACCCGTCACCGCAGCTGCTCGGCGCACTCGCTCGTGCGTTGCGGCTGACCGACGCCGAACGCGACCACCTGTACCGAGTCGCGGGGGCCGCACCGCCCGACCCGGGTGTCGTGCCGCGTCAGATCACGCCGGGCGTGCAGCGCGTGCTCGACCGTCTCGGCGACGTCCCGCTGGCGGTGTTCAGCGCGTCGTGGGACCTCCTGCTGTGGAACCCGCTCTGGGCGGCCCTGGGCGGCGACCCATCGACGTGCTCCGGCGCCGAGCGCAACCTCGTGCGCCGGATGTTCACGACCGGCCACGCCGGGGTCGAGTTCGATGACGAGCACGAGGAGGCCTTCGCCAGCGACCTGGTCGCAGACCTGCGCGCGGCGTGCGGCCGGTATCCGCGGGACCGGGACCTGGCACGGCTCGTGGCCACGCTCCGAGCCGGCTCACCCGACTTCGAGCGGCGCTGGGGTGAGGCCCGGGTCGCGGAGCACCGGGCGAGCCGCAAGATCATGACCCGCACCCCGGTCGGCCCCATCGCACTGGACTGCGACGTGCTGAGCGTCCCGGGCAGCGACCTGCGCATCGTCTTCTACACCGCGGCGCCCGGGAGCGAGGACGGGCAGCGGCTCGAGCTGCTGCGCGTCACCGGGACCCAGGCGCTGGCGCCCGCGGCGCCCTCCTGA
- a CDS encoding OmpA family protein yields the protein MHHRERPAVGLPALTPSARARAAVAGVAVALGCVACAPGEDTAPTPTQTATEAAAEAVAGPVVRSVTIDGAQVELAVGPLAVHGDVAVLRLSAPTAPPGLRMAFWEVFEGIGTAGPNGARLVDVDAGAVMTTLRDSADLPVMTRNGSPGGSATEAAEEAAGDGVEVVYAAFTVPDRDTVGVLLPQAGWFEGVPVVDAAEAGAMTVPPAELTDNEITDHAAFPLETYTEQVDGLVRARQTPTEVTVDIASDVLFAVDSADLGADAQAALAAAGAQVGAHSGGRLTIVGHTDDVADEAHNLDLSQRRAASVSQQLGALVDLSGFDVTVEGRGESEPAMAGTSAEARSLNRRVTITLVPAEEAAPAPAAPDDPAALPEATGPSAAGPDGVTVQDGANAYAVRLPQVRRVGPYLVGELELTNHGAKDLTDGVLASGVSDTRGRFDPSLQLAATNVSLLVGGSRVFPVDYVRPEADMREPLSDRVVTVDAGATRVVTVVWPDTGTTSVAVEVAPRQISAFGGVTVGGAAFRLTDIPVVDGD from the coding sequence ATGCACCACCGCGAACGACCTGCCGTCGGGCTGCCTGCGTTGACCCCGTCCGCGCGTGCCCGCGCGGCCGTCGCGGGGGTGGCGGTCGCGCTCGGCTGTGTCGCGTGCGCCCCGGGGGAGGACACCGCGCCGACGCCCACGCAGACAGCCACCGAGGCGGCGGCCGAGGCGGTCGCAGGCCCCGTGGTGCGCTCGGTGACGATCGACGGCGCGCAGGTCGAGCTCGCGGTCGGCCCGCTGGCGGTGCACGGCGATGTCGCGGTTCTGCGGCTCTCCGCGCCGACCGCGCCGCCGGGCCTGCGCATGGCCTTCTGGGAGGTCTTCGAGGGCATCGGCACCGCGGGCCCGAACGGCGCCCGGCTGGTGGATGTCGACGCGGGCGCCGTGATGACGACCCTGCGAGACAGCGCCGACCTTCCGGTGATGACCAGGAACGGCAGCCCGGGCGGCTCTGCCACCGAGGCCGCGGAGGAGGCGGCCGGAGACGGCGTCGAGGTGGTGTACGCCGCGTTCACCGTCCCCGACCGGGACACCGTCGGCGTCCTGCTGCCGCAGGCGGGCTGGTTCGAGGGCGTCCCGGTCGTGGACGCCGCGGAAGCGGGGGCGATGACCGTGCCCCCGGCCGAGCTGACGGACAACGAGATCACGGACCATGCGGCGTTCCCGCTGGAGACCTACACCGAGCAGGTCGACGGGCTGGTGCGGGCGCGGCAGACCCCCACGGAGGTGACCGTCGACATCGCCTCCGACGTCCTCTTCGCCGTCGACTCCGCTGACCTGGGCGCCGATGCGCAGGCTGCCCTCGCCGCGGCGGGAGCCCAGGTCGGCGCGCACTCCGGAGGCCGGCTGACGATCGTCGGACACACCGACGACGTCGCCGACGAGGCCCACAACCTCGACCTGTCCCAGCGCCGGGCCGCGAGCGTGTCGCAGCAGCTGGGCGCCCTGGTCGACCTGTCCGGGTTCGACGTGACCGTCGAGGGGCGCGGCGAGAGCGAGCCCGCGATGGCGGGCACGAGCGCCGAGGCGCGGTCGCTGAACCGCCGGGTGACGATCACCCTGGTCCCCGCGGAGGAGGCGGCCCCCGCGCCCGCCGCGCCGGACGACCCCGCGGCGCTGCCCGAGGCCACCGGTCCCAGTGCCGCCGGGCCTGACGGCGTGACCGTCCAGGACGGCGCGAACGCCTACGCGGTGCGGCTCCCGCAGGTGCGGCGGGTCGGTCCCTACCTGGTGGGCGAGCTCGAGCTCACGAACCACGGCGCCAAGGACCTGACCGACGGCGTGCTCGCCTCGGGGGTGTCCGACACGCGGGGCCGTTTCGACCCGAGCCTCCAGCTGGCGGCCACGAACGTGAGCCTGCTCGTCGGCGGCAGCCGCGTGTTCCCGGTCGACTACGTGCGCCCGGAGGCCGACATGCGTGAGCCGTTGTCGGACCGTGTGGTCACCGTCGACGCGGGCGCGACGCGCGTGGTCACCGTGGTGTGGCCGGACACGGGCACGACGTCCGTCGCGGTGGAGGTCGCCCCACGCCAGATCTCGGCGTTCGGCGGGGTCACTGTGGGCGGTGCGGCGTTCCGGCTGACCGACATCCCGGTGGTGGACGGGGACTAG